The genome window CGATCAGGGTCCGAGAACGACCAGCGTTCGATATGGACCTCGGCTGGTACGTCGCTGCGCTTGGCTATCCGGTGATTATCCTCGGCCTCATCTACCTCGTGTACCGTTCGAACGTCGGTCGCTCAAAATCGTGACTGGACTGGCTGGACACTTCACGAACGGGTCCGACGGTCACCGATCGTGGTCGAACGCCGTGCCGCAGTCGCCACAGACCGATCCGGTTCCGGGAACGGATCGCTGGGCAAAGACGGCCCCGCAGTCGGAACAGATCATGTAGAGTCGATGTTCCGGCGGGACGCCCGCCTCGAACTCCATTCGAACCCAGGCGTCGGGGTTTTTCTCGTCATAAAGTGTCACGGCGGTGCCGGTCTGTCGCCAGTTGATCGCCGCCTCGCCGTCGGCGGTCGTCCGTCTGGATGCCATCGAGGTATCCGGACGCACCTCGCCCGCAAACATAATCTTTCTGATGGTAACTTACACGGCCTCGAGTGAAGGCTCGGAACAGTCACGATCACTGGATTTTTGCCGGTGCGACGGGAGCGAACTGGCATGACCCTGGACCCGGTCCATTTCGACGGCATTGCGGGACTTGCAGGGCGGATCGACCATGGGGCCGACGAGCGCGACCGTCGGGCGTTCGCCGAGACGGTCTGGGAGGAGTTTCTGGACCCGCTCTGGGACCGACGACGCGACCGGGCGATCCTCGAGCCGGTGGACGAGCAGGTGCGCCGGCTGGTCGACTGCGAGGACGTTGCCCTTCAGGAGCCGGCGTTTCCGACCGTTCACGGCCTCGACGCGGGGACGATCAATCCGACGACGTTCAAAAACGGGCTCGTGATCGACGTCGCCCAGGCGGCGATGAGCGCAACGCCGAGCGACCTCGACCTTCATCGCTCGCGCACCGTCGTCATGACCGTCCACTCGAACGACGAAACGATGACCGTCGAGGAGTCCTGGGGGAAGTTCGATGGCGGGTTCAGCCGTCGGCGAGCCGTAAAGATCCCGCCGCTGCCGCGGTTCGCCGAGGGCGTCGTCCACGCACTGGCACTGTATCTCGCCGAGAGTAAACACGCCCTCGCACACGCCGACGGAGTGACGGATCTGCTCGTCCTCGACGGACCGCTCTATCCCCGTGGCCTGCTGCGCTGGGCCGACCAGCATCCCGACCTCGCTGACTTCTTGCTCGAGGACCCGCGGCCGACGACGGTGCTCGAGAACTACGTCCGACTCGTCGAGGACTTCGTCGACCGGGACGTTCCGCTGGTCGGCTTCGTGAAGAACCCGACGACGCGACTTATCACCCGGACGCTGAAGGGCAACCGGGACGTCGACGTGGCCGTTCCCTGGAGCGACGACGCGGCGCTCTTTACCCGATTGCTCGAGCGCGGCGAGTACGTCGACGACGTCGAGGGCGACCGCTGGGAACGCGATCGGTCGGCGCTATCGTATACGAACTGGTTCCGATCGCGCGGGGGCGTCGACGAGCCGCTTTCGGTCGACGGCGACGCACTCGGCGTCGACCGAAAGCTCCCACCCGAGAGCTATGAGGTGACGTTCTTCGTCATCTACGACCCCAGAGACGACCTGATCTATCGCGTGGAAGCCCCGTACGCGTTCACTCGTGACCCCGAGACGCGCGAACGACTCGCGTTACAGGTGTTACAGGACGTCGCCGTCTCTCACGGGCCGCCGACGATCGTCGAGAAAGCCGACGAACTCGCCCGGATCAGCAACCCGGAGAAGCGATCGCTCAGCAAGCGACTCGAGGAAGGATTCGAGACGACCCAGAAACGGACCTACGACGATCACCGCTGGGACGGCGACGAGTTCTGAGCCGCTCGTCGCTCATCGCCGCCGCGCCGTCGCTCGAACATATCGCTGACGCTTGTCCACCGACGGCGCGTTACCACTCGGCGGCAACGTCCTCGCGTTCGACCTCGAGGTCGACGGCCGCGGGATCGACGCCGATTCTGGCGAACTGGGTCCTGATGTGTTCTTTGGCCTGTTCGACCGCCTGGTCACGAGTGTCGAATCCGCGGGGCATCGGGGACTCGAACGCGAGATTAACCTCGCGGTCGTCGACGCGCTGTGTGGTCCCGCCGCTGTCGACCTCGTAGAATTCATCACAGACCCAGACGTACGCGGCGTCTTCGTCGGGCGCGCCACGAAAGGACGGGGCCCGTTCACCGCGTTCGTACAGCGTGCCAGTGAGTTCGGTCCCCCCCGCACGGCCGCGTACCATGAGCATAAACTGAGCTACGGCGCGGAGCCGCAAAAACCCGGCGGGGACTGCCAGGAGCCGCGAAACGGGTCGTTCAATTCACCCTCGGAGCTGCGCGACGGACGGCCGTGATCGTGACTTGCGAGCGACCAGTCCGCACTACCTGGCCGGCGATAGTGCCCGATGAGACGTGTCGCCAGATGACCCAAACTGTTTTGGGAACGTGCTTATCCGGGTCGCTCCGGTGGGTTTTGATGATGAGCCTGGACGCTCCCCTCGACACCACTGGCGAGTCAGCCCCACTAAGCGACGTTCCCAGAGAACGATACGAGGTGTTTCGCCACCCCCAACGGCTCTATCTCCTCGAGTTCCTCGACGACAACGGCCGACAGTCGCTCGCGGACCTGACGACCGAACTGCTCGAGAGAGCGGGAGCCGACCCGTCGAACGGCCAACGACGTCACGAGGTCCGGATCGACCTGGTACACGCCCACCTGCCGAAACTCGATGCCGCCGGCCTCGTCGACTGGGACCTCGAGACGGGTGCCGAACTGGTCGTCGAACCACCGGCAACCCCCGCGATCTTTTCGACGTTGCTCGAGGCCGACCACGATGTCGAAGAACTGGTCAGCGAGGTCGTCGATCCGGTCCGACTCCGACTGCTCGAACTCGTCGACGACGACCAGCCCCGCTCGCTCGAAGAACTCGCGTCCACGCTCGCTGCCTGCGAATCCGCCGCTCCCGCCGACCCCGAGCGCGCCAAGATCGTCCTCCACCACTCCCACCTGCCCGCCCTCGAGGGCGTCGACCTCCTCACCTACGATCGTGACTCCAGGCAGGTTGCGGTCGCCGACGATTCCGCCAGATAACCGGCCGTCCAATGGAACACTGACTCGCCAGGCCTTCGCTGACTCCCCACACTTTCGCTGATTCTCTACGGTGTCGACTCGAGCGAGACAGCGGTAGCCGTCGACTCGAACGACCCAGGCGCACGGCTCGAACCCGTCTCGAGGGAACACCGCTCCAAGCGAGTGACACTCCACAGGAGGGAAACGCGTTTTAGCGCCCGCTCTGATGCAGTGTATATGACCGATCTGGGCGATTTCAGCGAGTACGACGGTGGCGCTGACGCGTCTGCGTCCGGGGACGATACGACGGCCGGCGACGACGGGCAGTCGCTGGCCGCAGGTGATGTACGCGAATCGGCCGCCGGGGCTGGCGAGAGTGCGTTCGAGGAGACGGCTGTCGAGCCCCGCGGCGAGGACGTCGGCATCGGCGCGCTCTGTGTCTCCCAGGGACTGCGCGTCGCCGAGGACGAAGAGGACACGACGCTCAAGGCGTACGTCACCCGCGAAAACCGCTCGTCAGTTCGCATCGGCGGCTACCTCCTCGCACCGTACCCCGACAGGACGGCGACGGCCGCCAGCCAGACGCAGGCCAGTAGGTCTACGAGCGGCGAGACGCTGTTCTGTCGGATTACGGGACTGGAGTACGCCCAGCAGTACCACGCCGACGACGCGACCGAGATCCACGCCCGGCGGGCGATGCGCACCGACGGCATCGAGGAGGCCGACTACAAGTTCGTCGCCAGTCTCGAGCCGGTTGCCATCCTCTACGACGACGACGGTGAGCTGAAACGACGGATGACCGACCGGGTGCCAACGCCCCAGACGGTGATCAAACAGGCCGACGACACGGAGGAGATCAAAACCGGGCTGAAGATCCCCGACGAAGGCGTCTTTCTCGGACACCTCTCCGTCGGCGGCGAGAAAGTCAGGACGGCCGCCTCGCCGCCGACGATCGACTATCGACTGAAAGACGACTACGAGGCCGGCGATCCACTCGTCTTCCGACACACCCTCGTCGCCGGCGGAACGGGATCGGGGAAGACCCACGGCGCGAAGAACGTCCTGCGACAGTACCTCGCCGACGAGCGGACGTATCCGATGGAAGACGGCCGATCGGTCCAGCCCGCCGTCGTCCAGTTCGACCCCCAGGACGAGTACGCCCAGATGCACGACGACAACCCCGACCTGGACGACGCGTTCGCTCGCCGCTTAGAGCGCGAGGGCGTCGCCTACGGCGGCGTCGAAGAGACGACGGCGTTCGTCCCGAAAGTCGGCTCGGCGAGCTACGCGGCGAGTCACCACCGCGCCGAACAGGTCGAGTTCACGATTCCGTTTTCGATGGTTCACGACAACCCCTGGCTGGTCGCCGGCAGCGGGCTGAACGACAACCAGTACGGGGCGCTGGTGAGCGTCCTGTTACCGCGATTCCGGCGCGATTACGGTCCCAATGGAACCTACGACGAGTTCACGACGTTTCTCGACGATCCGGCACTGCGGGAGGAACTCGACGAGTCCGGCCGCGTCCACGAGGCGACGTTCGACGCCGTCCGTCGGCGCGTGTTCGGCTTCAGTCACGTCTTCGACCAGGACGCCCGTCCGATCACCGACCTGATCAGCGAGTTCGTCCGTCCTGGCGGCCTCTCGGTCGTCCCGACCTACCACATCACCGACTCGCGGGCAACCGAGGCAATCGTACTCGCGCTCTCGAGTCTGTTGATCGACGAGAAGCTCTCGAACGACCCGACCTACGACCGGATCAAGGAGACGCCGCTCATCCTGGGGATGGACGAGGCCCACAACTTCCTCACCGACGCCGACAGCGTCCAGGCGGGGAAGGTCATCAAAAAGTTCACCGAGGCCGCAAAGCAGGGCCGAAAGGAACGCCTCGGGCTCTTCCTGATCACACAGGATCCCCAGGACATCGACGATGCCGTGTTCAAGCAGATCAACACGACCATCGTCCTGAACTTAGGCGACGAAGACGCCATCAAGAGCGTCAACATCCCCTCGAACCTCGAGTCGAAAGTCCCCTACATGGAGAAAGGCCAGATGGTCGTCTACTCGCCCGATAACTCCGAACCCGTCGAGTTGATCGGCCTCCCGAACTGTCTGACGCGACACGGCAGAGACTGACGCAGGTCGACGCCAAGACGTCCGAGACCGACTCGAGGACGGAAAATCGATGTCTGGCGAGCGGTTCCGCGTCAGCCAGCGGCAGGCGTTACCCTTCGCCGACCATCGCGTCTTCGTCTTCCCACTCCTGTTCGCGGAGTTCGAACTTCTGGATCTTCCCGGTTGCCGTTTTTGGTAGTTCGTCGACGAACTCGATCCGGTGGATGACTTTGTAGCCGGCGAGTCGCGCTTTCGTGAACTCGGTGAGTTCGTCCGCGGAGATCGGCGGGTTCTCGGGGTCCTCGTTCGACGGCACGACGAACGCCTTCGGCGTCTCGCCCCACTTCTCGCTGGGCGAGGGAATAACGGCCACGTCGGCGACGGCCTCGTGGTCGAACAACGTGTCCTCGAGTTCGATGCTCGAGATGTTCTCGCCGCCGGAGATGATGATGTCCTTATCGCGGTCCTGGATCGAGATCATGCCGTGTTCGTTGACGACGGCGAGGTCGCCGGTGTGGAACCACCCCTCACGTCGATCGTTGAACGCCTCCTCGGTCGCCTCGGGTTTCTCCCAGTAGCCGTCCATGACCTGGTTGCCCTTGACGACGATTTCGCCGATGGTCTCGTCGTCCCACGGGACGACGTCGCCGTCCTCGTCGACGACGTCGACTTCGGTGGCAAGCGGCGCGATCCCCTGGCGTTTCTTGAGGGCGAACCGTTCCTCGCTGTCCTCGTCGATGAGTCGGCGGGTCGCGGAGGTACTGATCAGCGGGCCCGTCTCGGTCGCGCCGTAGAGCTGGCGGAAGTGCCAGCCGAACTCCTCTTCGACCATCTCGATGACGCTCTCGGGGGCGGCCGCGCCCGCGGCGGTGACGCGCATCGGATTCTCGCCTTCGGTGGCGACGTCGTTCGCGTCGGCGTAGTCACCGAGCATGCTGAGCACCGTCGGTGCACAACAGAGGAACGAGACGTCCTCCTCGGCGATGTCCTCGAAGATCTGTCCGGCGTCGACGCCGCGCGTACAGACGTGTTTCGCGCCGATACCGGTGACCGCGTAGATGTGCCCCCAGCCGTTGACGTGGAACATCGGCAGCGTCCAGAGGTAGACGTCGTCGTCCGTGATCTCGTGGTGGATCGTCACGAGCTGGGCGTGCAGCGACTCGGTTCGGTGAGTTCGACAGACGCCTTTCGGGTCACCCGTGGTTCCCGAGGTGTAGTTGATCGTGATGATGTCGTCCTCGCTCATCTCCGGCCGGTCGTACTCGGGGTCGGTCTCCTCGAGCAGCGCGTCGACGTCCTCCCACTCGCCCTCCACGGCATCCGGGTCGTTCGTGATGAACAGTTCCGTCGGCACGTCGTCGCGCACCGCTTCGATCTTCTCGGCGTACTCGTAGTCGGCGAAGATCGCCTTCACGCCCGCGTCGTTGAGCAGGTAGTCGTAGTCATCGGGCGTCAACCGGTAGTTCAGCGGCGCGTGGATCGCCCCCAGTTGCATGATCCCGTAAGCCGCCTCGAGGTGGTAGTGCGTGTTCGGGTCGAGCACGGCCACGCGGTCACCCTTCTCGATACCGCGCGCCTGAAGAACAGCAGAGAACCGGTCGGCGCGGTCGCCGAACTCGTCGTAGGTAAATCGCTCCCCGGTCGTCGCGACGATCGCTTCCTGATCGCCGTAGTACTTGCGTGCCCGATCGAGGAAATCAGTAACCAGCAGTGGGACTTCCATGTGTGTCGTTCTCGAACATTGTTTATAATATTCTTTCTGGATTTTTCCTAGATTCGACGGCCGTACTATACGTTCGATTGATACGTTTCGCAACCGAGAAGCCGTCGGCCCCCATTACCACTGGATCGAACGAACCGACGACCACCGCTGTATCAGCCCTCGAGGCCAGCAGGCTCAAGGAGCGTTCGCTCGAAGAACTCACGGACAACGCTCGCGATTTCGGGTCGCGTGCCCAGGAAAAAGTGGTCGGCGGGGAGCGACGTGACGTCGTCGCTGCGGTCCCGAGCGCGCTCGACGAGCGGCTCCCACTCGACCGTCGTGTCACGCTCGCCGTAGCACACCTGTACGGGAACGGAGAGCCGCCCGTAGGCCTCGAGTGCGTCCAGTTCGTCCCCCAGACGCACCGTGGGTGCGAGAACGGAGACGGCGTCGATCGCCCCGTTCTCGAGGCCGGCAGCGGCGAGCAACGCCTGGCTTGCACCGAAGCTGTAGCCGAAGACGCCGACCGGGGGGTCTCCGTCCCATCGGTCGGCCTCGCGTGCCCAGCGAACGGCGTTGCGGACGTCCTCGCGTTCACCGTGGCCCTCGTCCCACGGGCCGTAGTCGAATCGGAGACAGGCGATTCCCGCATCCTGGAGGGCCGTCGACACTGCGACGAGTCGCTGGTCGGTTCGCGATCCCCCGTGTTGTGGGTGAGGTGGACAGGCGACGACGACGGCATCGGGATCGTCGGGCACCTCGAGCGTCCCGCGGACGTCGCGGCCGCCGGGAATCAGGACGTCGGTCATGGCTGCCCGTTACGTCGCGTCGGTAATCAAGGCCCGCGTTCGGCAGGCAGCGTCGGAAAGCGTCGAGCGCCGATGGCCGTTCCCATCCGAACTGGACGCCGTCGTCATGGTCTGTCGCTGATGTGATGTTTTTAAGGGTCGCGAGCGATACGTACGAGTATGGGCATCCTCTCTCGGACCTCCTACGTCATTCGGTCGAAGATCAACTCGCTGCTCAACCGAGCCGAGGACCCGACGCAGACGCTCGATTACTCGTACGAGCAGATGCGCGACCAACTCCAGGAGGTCAAACGCGGCATCGCCGACCTCACGACACAGAAAAAACGCCTCGAGATGCAAAAACGCCGGCTCGAGGACAACGTCGAGAAACACAACGATCAGGCCCGGACGGCGGTCAAACAGGACCGCGAGGACCTGGCGCGACGCGCTTTAGAAAAGAAGAAGACGAAAATGAACCAGATCGAGGATCTCGAGCGGCAGATCTCCGATCTGCAGGGTCAACAAGACCAGCTGATCGAGCAGAAAAACGAACTCCAGACGCGCATCGAGGAGTTCCGGACGAAAAAGGAGACGATGAAAGCCCGCTACGAGGCCGCAGAGGCGAGTTCGACGGTCTCAGAGGCGATGACAGCGACTGGCGAGGAGTTCGAGGACGTCGGCCGGGCCATCGAACGCGCCGAGGAGAAAACCGAAGACATGGAAGCGCGCGCGGCCGCTCTCGACGAACTCCACGAGTCCGGGGCGTTCGACGACGTCCTCTCCGACAAAGACAACATCGACCGCGAACTCGAGCAGCTGTCGGCCGGCAGCGGCGTCGAGGCCGAACTCGAGACGCTCAAATCCGACGTCGGAACGGCTGACACCGAGGCCGAATCCGAGCCGGAGGTCGAAGGCGACGTCGACGAGGCCGACCTCGAAGCGCTCGAGGCGGACGTCGACGAGGGCGAGATCGACGCGGAACTCGCCGAACTCAAAGACGAAGAGAGTTCGTAACCGAGACCGGTCCGGAGGCTGGCCCCGAGGCTGAGCCGAGAGAGTGGTGAGCCACTGCCGAAAGACCGACGCCGTCGAAAGTCACCGAGAGGAACGGAACCGTCCGCCCACGTTCTTTTGTCCGTCACTGGAGCGCCGAACCGAGAGCGAGTGGGACGACTCGAGTGGCGGTCCCAGCGAACCTGTGTGCACCGGAACACCAATTACCGTGGTCGTGGGCAACTGAATGTATGGCAATCGAAACGACAGTCAACTCACTGTCGCTCGCCGAGCAGGTGGTCTTACTCGGTGTCACGGTAGTGGATCGGGAAGACGAAACGCCGGTGCAAACCCACGAACTCCGTCGGACGTGTATGAACTGCGTCGAAGATGCCGACACGGAAGTCGTCGGCTCGCTCACCGAAGCGGACGTGATGCGTACGCTCTACCGCCTCGAGGCCGAGGACATCGTCGAGGAGATCGAAACCAGCCGAACGTCGCCGACTGGGAAGGGACGGCCCGCCTACGCGCTCGCCGAACAACCCGAGACGATCCTCGAGGCGGTCGACGACGCGCTCGTCGAGTCCGTCCTCGAGTAACGCCACCTAGATCGTCGGTGACGGCACGAGAGACCGGCAACTGAGCGATAGCCGACGTCAGTCGCGGGCGTCACACGTGATCGAGAACGACGCTAGAGCGGTGTTTCGAGGACCTAAGACGGCGTCCCGAGTGCCGCCACGTCGTAGCCGCCGATCTCGTCCGGAGATTCGAGCAGGACGACCTCGAACGCCCACGTCGAGCCGGACTCGAGGTCGCCGGTGAAATCGAGATACCGGCCGAGCTGGTCACCGTCGGGGTCGTAGATGCGGGTGCGGACTTCGGCGGACTGGATTCGATCGTCGCCGTCGTTTGCGATGGTGCCCTGTACTGTCGCGCCGCGAAAGTCGTCCTCGAAGACGAACTCGTGGTCCTCGAGCGAGAGCGAGTTGAGCGGCGTCATGCCGTCGTCGATCTCCTGGTCGGCAAGCGCTTCGGCGGCGGCCATCTCGTCGGCCGATCGGGGTTCGCCGTCGACGTCGACAGTCCCCTCCTCGTAGCTCGGCGCATTCTGTCCGAGAACACCGTTGCAGCCGGCGAGCGCGACCGAAGCGCCGACACCGACTCCCGCGAGTACGCGACGTCGATTCCACCGGTCGTCGCGACCCGCGGTCGCGTCGGCGCTTCTTCGGGTACGGCTCATGGACGACGCGAGGGGACGGGCGCATTTCAGTCCGGACCTTGCACTGCGTGGCCGATCAGCCGAAGACGCCGAGAGACGAGTCACGAGTCGGGCCGCCGAGCCGACTGCAGACGGTGCCGGTCGTCGAGGGCAGGATATGCAACGCAGGGGCTTATCCTCGGGACCGTCGAAGCCGTTGTTATGGGGTCCTCCGAGAGCGACGAGACGCTCGAGTCGTTCGGTGCGGACATCGGGAAACGGACACGTTCGTGGACCCGGTTTCGCGAGTGGCTCCTCGTCGAGGCGGATCGGCTGTTCGTCGCTGCGCTCATCTCTCTGGGCGTGTTCGTCGGACTGCTCGGTTTGAACGAACTCGGGATCGTCTCGTTCGTCAACGACGACTCGATCACCCGGCTGGCAGGCGGCATGGTCGCCGGGACGTTCTCGCTCGTCACGCTGGTCGTCTCGATCAACCAGCTTATTCTCTCACGGGAGTTCGCCGCCGCTGGCGAGTCCGAATCCCAGCTCGAGGCCGTGGCCTCGTTTCGCCAAGACGCCGCCGACCTCGCCGAGGTTCCGGCGAGTCCAGCGTCGCCGACGCGACTCCTCGAGTTGCTCGTCCAAGGGATCTACGATCGGGCCGAGACCCTCGAGGCCGCAGTCGACGGTCACGACGACGAGTTCGCGACGCCCGTGACCCGGTACGCAAACAGCGTCCAGAAGCGTTCGAGACGGATCGACGAGACGCTCGAGCACACGAAGTTCGGGACGTTTCGCGCCGTTTCGGCAGCGGTCGGCTACAACGACGCCTGGCAGCTATACGCCGCCAGACACATCCAGGGCCGGTACGGTGAGCGGCTCTCTCGTGAGGGCGAGGAGTCACTCGAGGAGTTGATCGACGCCCTCGAACTCTTCGGCATCGCCCGCGAGCACTTCAAGACGACGTACCTCCAGCGCGAACTCACGCGCTTTTCCCAGCTAACGATCTACTGTGGCGTGCCGGCGATCCTCGCGGCGATGCTCATCGGGTTCATCTATGCGGACCTCGCCGGACCAGCGATCAGCATCGACACGCTGCCGTGGGTCGTCAGTGCCCTCGTCGCAGTCGTTGTCTCACCGCTGGCGCTGCTGACGTCGTTCATCCTCCGGACCGCAACGGTAACCCGGCGGACGGCCTCAGTCGGCCCGATGCTCCCCCAGAAATCCCCCGACGAAGGGCCGTTCGACGTCACCTACGGCGACGAAGGGAGCGCTGGAACGCCGTCGGACTGACCCGCGAATGTTCGCCCATCGAAGCGCCCCGCCTCAC of Natrarchaeobaculum sulfurireducens contains these proteins:
- a CDS encoding DNA double-strand break repair nuclease NurA — its product is MTLDPVHFDGIAGLAGRIDHGADERDRRAFAETVWEEFLDPLWDRRRDRAILEPVDEQVRRLVDCEDVALQEPAFPTVHGLDAGTINPTTFKNGLVIDVAQAAMSATPSDLDLHRSRTVVMTVHSNDETMTVEESWGKFDGGFSRRRAVKIPPLPRFAEGVVHALALYLAESKHALAHADGVTDLLVLDGPLYPRGLLRWADQHPDLADFLLEDPRPTTVLENYVRLVEDFVDRDVPLVGFVKNPTTRLITRTLKGNRDVDVAVPWSDDAALFTRLLERGEYVDDVEGDRWERDRSALSYTNWFRSRGGVDEPLSVDGDALGVDRKLPPESYEVTFFVIYDPRDDLIYRVEAPYAFTRDPETRERLALQVLQDVAVSHGPPTIVEKADELARISNPEKRSLSKRLEEGFETTQKRTYDDHRWDGDEF
- a CDS encoding DUF7113 family protein, with the translated sequence MLMVRGRAGGTELTGTLYERGERAPSFRGAPDEDAAYVWVCDEFYEVDSGGTTQRVDDREVNLAFESPMPRGFDTRDQAVEQAKEHIRTQFARIGVDPAAVDLEVEREDVAAEW
- a CDS encoding DUF7344 domain-containing protein — encoded protein: MMSLDAPLDTTGESAPLSDVPRERYEVFRHPQRLYLLEFLDDNGRQSLADLTTELLERAGADPSNGQRRHEVRIDLVHAHLPKLDAAGLVDWDLETGAELVVEPPATPAIFSTLLEADHDVEELVSEVVDPVRLRLLELVDDDQPRSLEELASTLAACESAAPADPERAKIVLHHSHLPALEGVDLLTYDRDSRQVAVADDSAR
- a CDS encoding ATP-binding protein, producing MTDLGDFSEYDGGADASASGDDTTAGDDGQSLAAGDVRESAAGAGESAFEETAVEPRGEDVGIGALCVSQGLRVAEDEEDTTLKAYVTRENRSSVRIGGYLLAPYPDRTATAASQTQASRSTSGETLFCRITGLEYAQQYHADDATEIHARRAMRTDGIEEADYKFVASLEPVAILYDDDGELKRRMTDRVPTPQTVIKQADDTEEIKTGLKIPDEGVFLGHLSVGGEKVRTAASPPTIDYRLKDDYEAGDPLVFRHTLVAGGTGSGKTHGAKNVLRQYLADERTYPMEDGRSVQPAVVQFDPQDEYAQMHDDNPDLDDAFARRLEREGVAYGGVEETTAFVPKVGSASYAASHHRAEQVEFTIPFSMVHDNPWLVAGSGLNDNQYGALVSVLLPRFRRDYGPNGTYDEFTTFLDDPALREELDESGRVHEATFDAVRRRVFGFSHVFDQDARPITDLISEFVRPGGLSVVPTYHITDSRATEAIVLALSSLLIDEKLSNDPTYDRIKETPLILGMDEAHNFLTDADSVQAGKVIKKFTEAAKQGRKERLGLFLITQDPQDIDDAVFKQINTTIVLNLGDEDAIKSVNIPSNLESKVPYMEKGQMVVYSPDNSEPVELIGLPNCLTRHGRD
- a CDS encoding long-chain-fatty-acid--CoA ligase, producing the protein MEVPLLVTDFLDRARKYYGDQEAIVATTGERFTYDEFGDRADRFSAVLQARGIEKGDRVAVLDPNTHYHLEAAYGIMQLGAIHAPLNYRLTPDDYDYLLNDAGVKAIFADYEYAEKIEAVRDDVPTELFITNDPDAVEGEWEDVDALLEETDPEYDRPEMSEDDIITINYTSGTTGDPKGVCRTHRTESLHAQLVTIHHEITDDDVYLWTLPMFHVNGWGHIYAVTGIGAKHVCTRGVDAGQIFEDIAEEDVSFLCCAPTVLSMLGDYADANDVATEGENPMRVTAAGAAAPESVIEMVEEEFGWHFRQLYGATETGPLISTSATRRLIDEDSEERFALKKRQGIAPLATEVDVVDEDGDVVPWDDETIGEIVVKGNQVMDGYWEKPEATEEAFNDRREGWFHTGDLAVVNEHGMISIQDRDKDIIISGGENISSIELEDTLFDHEAVADVAVIPSPSEKWGETPKAFVVPSNEDPENPPISADELTEFTKARLAGYKVIHRIEFVDELPKTATGKIQKFELREQEWEDEDAMVGEG
- a CDS encoding alpha/beta hydrolase codes for the protein MTDVLIPGGRDVRGTLEVPDDPDAVVVACPPHPQHGGSRTDQRLVAVSTALQDAGIACLRFDYGPWDEGHGEREDVRNAVRWAREADRWDGDPPVGVFGYSFGASQALLAAAGLENGAIDAVSVLAPTVRLGDELDALEAYGRLSVPVQVCYGERDTTVEWEPLVERARDRSDDVTSLPADHFFLGTRPEIASVVREFFERTLLEPAGLEG
- a CDS encoding PspA/IM30 family protein, producing MGILSRTSYVIRSKINSLLNRAEDPTQTLDYSYEQMRDQLQEVKRGIADLTTQKKRLEMQKRRLEDNVEKHNDQARTAVKQDREDLARRALEKKKTKMNQIEDLERQISDLQGQQDQLIEQKNELQTRIEEFRTKKETMKARYEAAEASSTVSEAMTATGEEFEDVGRAIERAEEKTEDMEARAAALDELHESGAFDDVLSDKDNIDRELEQLSAGSGVEAELETLKSDVGTADTEAESEPEVEGDVDEADLEALEADVDEGEIDAELAELKDEESS
- a CDS encoding FxLYD domain-containing protein, translated to MSRTRRSADATAGRDDRWNRRRVLAGVGVGASVALAGCNGVLGQNAPSYEEGTVDVDGEPRSADEMAAAEALADQEIDDGMTPLNSLSLEDHEFVFEDDFRGATVQGTIANDGDDRIQSAEVRTRIYDPDGDQLGRYLDFTGDLESGSTWAFEVVLLESPDEIGGYDVAALGTPS